The genome window AAAGGCTCTTTTCCTAAATCACTCGCCACTTGGTGTACTAATTCAACCGCTTTTCGCTTCACCTTCTCATTGAGAATGACTCCCTTGGATAAGTAATCGATTTCAACGTAACGAAGATGCAGCGGATTAAAAAAGAGAATGAGCTCGATATTACTTTCATATGCATTGAGTAGAATTTTTTCTAGTACCGTAGTCCGGCACCCTTGGCCATTGTTACTCCGGGGGATTGAAGGCAAACGTTTAATCTTTTCTGATTCTTTTTTATCAACGCGTTGGCTCAGTAGTTTTCCGTATTGGCTATATGGGTATTCTGTTCGCTGACCCAGTTCGTTGTACAAAAGCTGAGATTTAGACGTTGAATCGACAATTAACTTGATCGATTTCTTTAATGTTGAAAACGAGCTGAGGTAAGTCCATCGTTTGAAGTGTGCTTCTATTTCTTGCTGAGTATTACTTGAGAAAAAATCCATATTTCCATTTGCCGGTGCATCACAAATAGAATCTACAGCCAGCAATACCCTTCGAGGTTTCGCGTGATACCTTGCGTGCTCAAAAGCAACAGATAAAGCCCCGATGTTCGCTCCTCGCAACGAAAAATTATAAGCGTGCGTTGCAGTCATCTGACTGACATCTGTTGCATAAAAGTTTCTAGAATTTCCAATTAAAACCACATCAGGCTTTCGCTCAACGATTTGCCACGGTTTGGATTCACGCAAAAAGCCTTCTGCTGATTTAGTCACTGAGTCGGTTTGAAATAAATGAAAGGGATCCATTAGCCAATTAAGGCTCATCATCGATGCGAGTAATAGCGAAAACACGCTAAGCCAAATCAGCAAGTATTGCTTACTCGTAGGTTTAACCACCACTTGGTCCATCCATGAAAGAGGCGCGAAACGAAACGTTTCTCACTTCAATGTGTATTTGCGCTCAAATTACCATCGTTTTCGTGTCTCATACAGTACTTTCTAACAATGCGCTAACAAATACCTGCAAGATACCGGAATGTACTATTCCGCTGTTTTAGCCGTTTCTTCTTCGTCACTTTGTTTATGAATGTGAGGGGATCATTCATCGGTCTGATTTTTTGATACACTGGCGCTTCCACAGTATGTAACCAATGTTCGACAGGGATGAAACGACAATGAGTCATGGGCACTGTACTGCAGAGATCACCTCAGAAATTGCAGTCATTATTCCGGTATACAACGATGGCGATCGCCTCGAGCTCTGTTTAAACGCGCTGCAACAACAAACTCTTGCTCCCCATCGTTTTCATATTGTGGCGGTAGACAACGGTTCTGAAACGCCTCCAACACATTTAGAAGGGCGATACCCTAACTTCACTCTGTTACATGAGTCTAAGCCCGGGTCGTATAGCGCACGTAATAAGGCGTTAAGCTTTATTAAAGCCGACATTTACGCATTTACTGATGCTGACTGTATTCCTGAGCCTCAGTGGTTAGAGCATGCCTTGGCTGGTTTGGTTCATTCTTCAATCGACGCCGTGGGTGGCGCTGTTGGTATTTTCTGTGCAGATCCCAAGCAACCTCAACCCATTGAAATACTAGATGTCATTAAAGCGTTTCCGCAACGTACTTATGTTGAAACTCAGCACTATGCAGTCACGGCAAATTTAGTCATGACACAACACGCATTTGATATGACGGGTTGGTTTAATGACGCACTCAAGTCGGGGGGCGATAAAGAGTGGTGTCGACGCTTGCATGCCGCTGGCGGACAATTAATTTATAGCGATACGGCCAAAGTACTGCACCCAGCCCGTGCCTCGCTGGCAGAACATGAAACCAAGGCTAGACGCGTGGCTCATGGCGCTTATGCGCGACGTAAAACGGATCCGAACACGGCAAAATTTGTAGGTTGGTCGGGCATTTTAATGGGACTAATGCCTCCAATTCGCAAAGGCCAAGTCATTTGGCAACGCTTTGCTGAATTGAGTGCATCCACACGCATTAAAGCCATTGGCTATTACTACTACGTGAATGCATATGCTGCTTGGCAAAAAATTCGCTGCCACTTAGGTTTAGTGAAACACGCTGAGCGAAGTTAGCGCCCGAATTGAATTCATTTACCGCTGAAAAACCGCGAGACGTTAGCGGTTTTCTGCTTTTTTAAGCCCAAACAACAGGGCTAAGTATTCGGAGATTTGTGCCACTTTAATCACAAATGTACTCGCAATGCCTTTTAATCGGAGGCTCCACGGTACCGTAGAGACCCCGGAAATTTTATAAATGCGATACAAGGGTGGCAGCAAAGTACCGATGCTTTTGGCGTAGCCTTGGCGCTTAATACGCGCGCCAATCACGCGGCGTGATTTAATGGTAAGCGCTTTAAATGTATCGCGCAGCGGGTGCTTCACAAAACAGGTGTCATCAAATTCAAAGCGTGCACCGGCATTCACGGCTCGTGAGCAAAAGTCGACATCGCCTCCTGAAAACAACTCGGCATTAAATCCATCAACACGATTAAATACATCCATATGCATGATGAGGTTTGCAGTACAAGCGACTTTGCGTGCGGCATATTCTTTTTGGTTGATGCCAAAAAAGAAGTCGTATGATTCGGCAAAATTGTATTGGTAGTCAGGCCTATACTCACTAAACATGACCACATCGCCCGACAACAGCAAGGTATTGCTGTTCGGCTGAGAAAATTGCGTAAACGATCGCTCAAGCCATTTGGAATCGGGTACACAATCGGCATCGGTAAAACACAGCACCGGCGCTTTTGCGATTGCGGCCCCCACATTTCTGGCGGCATACGATCCTTTTTGATGGGCCTCTACAATTTGGCAATCGAATGCATACGCAGTCAGAAAGTCGGCAGGCGGCATATCACTTGGATCGTTGTTCGCCACAATCACTTCGAACTGACTGTTGTCGAAGGTTTGTTGAGCCAAGGCATTCAAACAAAGCGTGAGGCGAGTCCAATCACGATACGTGGGGATAATGACAGAAAGCTTCACAGTTAGACTCCTAAGTGCATTCGAGCAGTCGAGGTGTATGTATTCATGATATTTTCTTCAACCGTGTGATCACGCCTTCAACCATGCCTTTCCAAGTGTATTGAGAGCAATCTACTGCACAATAGCTGGCTTTTTCGGCGGCCAATATGTCTTGGGTGTATTGGCTCATGTCGAAACTCGAAATAAAGTGCGCAGGCACCATGCCGTTTAATTGGTTGATGGGCGTAATGAGAAATGGTTTGCCACAGCCCATGTATTCCAACAGTTTGCTTGGAAAACAAAATTGGGTGAAATCATCTTGGCGATTGGGGATCAGCATTAAATCACATGCATTGATCACTTCTGGCACTTCACTAATCTTTTTGCCGCCTAACCATGTGACTTTTTTATTGTTCAACAGCCACTCTGGCGGCTCGCT of Echinimonas agarilytica contains these proteins:
- a CDS encoding glycosyltransferase, whose product is MSHGHCTAEITSEIAVIIPVYNDGDRLELCLNALQQQTLAPHRFHIVAVDNGSETPPTHLEGRYPNFTLLHESKPGSYSARNKALSFIKADIYAFTDADCIPEPQWLEHALAGLVHSSIDAVGGAVGIFCADPKQPQPIEILDVIKAFPQRTYVETQHYAVTANLVMTQHAFDMTGWFNDALKSGGDKEWCRRLHAAGGQLIYSDTAKVLHPARASLAEHETKARRVAHGAYARRKTDPNTAKFVGWSGILMGLMPPIRKGQVIWQRFAELSASTRIKAIGYYYYVNAYAAWQKIRCHLGLVKHAERS
- a CDS encoding glycosyltransferase family 2 protein, with the protein product MKLSVIIPTYRDWTRLTLCLNALAQQTFDNSQFEVIVANNDPSDMPPADFLTAYAFDCQIVEAHQKGSYAARNVGAAIAKAPVLCFTDADCVPDSKWLERSFTQFSQPNSNTLLLSGDVVMFSEYRPDYQYNFAESYDFFFGINQKEYAARKVACTANLIMHMDVFNRVDGFNAELFSGGDVDFCSRAVNAGARFEFDDTCFVKHPLRDTFKALTIKSRRVIGARIKRQGYAKSIGTLLPPLYRIYKISGVSTVPWSLRLKGIASTFVIKVAQISEYLALLFGLKKAENR